The Halalkalicoccus tibetensis genome contains the following window.
TGGGTGGTCGGCGCGCCCACCCTCGATTTGCTCTGGCGCTCGGAGTGGTTGAACGCCCGCCACTCGGGCCCCCGATCGATGTTCGTCCCCTCGACGATCAGTCCACAGTCCTCACAGACGAGCTCGCCCTGGTCGTCGCTCTTGACGAGGTTATCCGATCCACACTCATCGCACACCCGCTCACCTTCCGACTCCTCCGTTTCCCGTTCCGCTTCAGTGTCGCGCTCGACCTGACGAGTGTGGTTTTTCATCGTATATTGCCAATATCTTCGCGGCGACTTAAGCCCTTGCCGCCTGGGGGCACCCGACGATGGGTCGAGCCCACGCTCGACTCGACGCCGATCGCCGTGACTCGCCCGCTCGTCCGGCGATCGATCGGGCAATGGCCGGGGCTGGTCGGTTCGTTCGTCGATCGCTCGAAAAATCCGGTATTTCGCCGCCCGCTCGAACCGCAGTCAGCCGTTTTAAAGTCGGGTGACGTTGGTCGCTCGGGGACCCTTGGGGGCCTGCTCGATGTCGAATTCGATGTCTGTGCCTTCCTCGAGGTCCGGACCGCCAACGTCCTCCATGTGGAAGAAAACGTCATCGTCCGCGTCGTCCGTCTCAATGAAACCGTAGCCGCCAGTGTCGTTGAAGAAATCAACGTTGCCTTTCGCCATTACGTATCTACATAGTGCCGACCAACGTATAAGGGCTCCGAAACGATATTACCTATGTTCATTACACTCACGGATGTGAGTCGCCGGATCCGTCCCGGAGAGTGTGGGAGATCGCTCGTCGACGTCGACAGGGATCAGTCCGGATCCGGCTCGGTCGTCTCCGATCCGTTCGACGCCGCCGCGGCCTCGTAGACGGTTCCCCGATCGTCGAAGTAGTCCGGCGCGCGGTGATCGCCCTCGAACCGGACCACGCGCTCCAGTGCCTCGTGGCCGTCGTTCGATTCCGAGCGCAGTTCCTCGGCCAGGTCGGTGTAGTCGGCCGCGAGCTCCTGGAAGGCCTGCATGCGGACCCGTTTGGCCTCGACGAGCGTCTGCTTCTCCTCGATCTCGCGCTCTAGGTCCTCGATCGCCTCGACGTCGACCGATCCCTCGCTGGGCCCTCCCGGCGACTGCGCCGTCGCCGTGCCTCGGGTGTCCCCCGTCGAGCCGTCGAGGCGCTCGCGGACGTCCGCGGTCACCTCGTCGATCTCGTCCAGCAGCGCGTCGGCCTCCGTGCTCATCGTCTCGACGCGCCCCGAGAGGAGCCCGGCCTGCGTCCGGCAGTACTCGGCGAACTCCTCGGCCGTCGGGGGGGATCCGTCCTCGCCGTTCATACAACGGGTAGGGGACTCACCCCGAAGTCAGTTGGGTTGGACGACCAGCTTCCCGACC
Protein-coding sequences here:
- a CDS encoding cold-shock protein, with the protein product MAKGNVDFFNDTGGYGFIETDDADDDVFFHMEDVGGPDLEEGTDIEFDIEQAPKGPRATNVTRL